One Desulforhopalus sp. DNA segment encodes these proteins:
- the glnD gene encoding [protein-PII] uridylyltransferase produces MIAAFREQRKALEEVWARAKSGVVELRSHSRVVDDYIIGCFQQSEVSDCAEDVALVALGGYGRRELFPYSDIDLMILYRPALHDRIDRVADAVLYPLWDTGLEIGHGVRTIDESLAQAEKDFFFLVALLDARLVHGSRALYDELLAAYRRRFIEGRREDFVEKMKVHRQSRRERFGSHSYLLEPHIKEGRGGLRDIQAMMWTASMVFGLHGLDGINEAGLLLEDEKRDFREARELLVRLRSFLHYFSKRKNDQLYFEQQNDVAEAFGYKTQNGILGVEHFMRDLYGALHKVRLITDLFFDHVDEVLGLAGKGGLVADKVVEAGIELKLGHVHLTASKTQIEAKPQTLVRVFLAMARTGLPLHHRTRKLIAGLAGCITEKVRLSPRLSKTFFAILLEAKDIALVLEGMLETGVLTACIPEFARITSLAQHDLYHIYTVDRHSLQAVAEVQQLVVTKAVVAQNIKSLRVLYFAALLHDIGKKSGRDHSLEGAGQVALIGERFLLSEEEREALVFLVRYHLFMPESALRRDLNDGVFIKRCAETIGNLDRLSMLYLLSVADSKATGPSAWSDWKGALLEEMYLKIYPYLDMGRHGVHDVAAHEEQGVEWLRDQVRMLLRGAGDLRVDIGTLGADYILSFSPEDVARHVLTQRDNYQLLRQRALIVAEEGEDAWQLLIMTVDRPGLLAKICGVMALNSLTVVRAQIFTWADGTVVDVIDVRSTDGLSFAEKDWPLLNQQLDLAIEHRMGLSHRLYRKLSLGHAGRTPAVGKIASKVIIDNKSSENYSVIEVYAGDLPGQLYHITQSMADFGLNIHKAYIATEVEQLIDVFYVLDSQGQKLIDEDFRQEVTQGILHSISRASK; encoded by the coding sequence ATGATTGCCGCGTTTCGGGAACAGCGCAAGGCCCTTGAAGAGGTCTGGGCCAGGGCGAAAAGCGGCGTCGTCGAACTGCGTAGTCATAGCCGGGTGGTTGATGACTATATCATCGGCTGTTTCCAACAGTCGGAGGTCAGCGATTGTGCAGAGGATGTGGCCCTTGTCGCCCTGGGTGGCTATGGCCGGCGGGAGCTGTTCCCGTATTCCGATATCGATCTGATGATTTTGTACCGGCCGGCATTGCACGACCGGATCGATCGCGTCGCCGATGCCGTTTTGTATCCGCTGTGGGATACCGGTCTGGAGATTGGTCACGGGGTACGCACCATCGATGAATCTCTTGCCCAGGCCGAAAAGGATTTCTTCTTTCTCGTCGCCTTGCTTGATGCCAGGCTGGTCCACGGCTCGCGGGCGCTATACGATGAGCTCCTTGCCGCCTACCGCAGGCGGTTCATCGAAGGTCGGCGGGAGGATTTTGTCGAAAAAATGAAGGTTCATCGTCAAAGCCGCCGCGAACGATTCGGCAGCCACAGCTACCTGCTCGAACCTCACATCAAGGAAGGGCGAGGCGGGCTGCGGGATATCCAGGCGATGATGTGGACCGCCAGTATGGTCTTCGGTCTGCATGGTCTTGATGGCATAAATGAGGCGGGACTCCTCCTCGAAGACGAGAAGCGGGACTTTCGTGAGGCCCGGGAACTGCTTGTTCGACTCCGCAGTTTCTTGCACTATTTCAGCAAGCGAAAAAACGACCAACTGTATTTCGAGCAACAAAATGATGTCGCCGAGGCCTTCGGCTATAAGACGCAAAACGGCATCCTCGGTGTCGAGCATTTCATGCGCGACTTGTACGGCGCCCTGCATAAGGTGCGGTTGATCACCGACCTGTTTTTTGACCATGTCGACGAGGTCCTCGGCCTGGCCGGAAAAGGCGGGCTGGTGGCCGACAAGGTGGTTGAGGCGGGAATCGAGCTAAAGCTGGGGCACGTCCACCTGACCGCTTCCAAGACCCAGATCGAGGCAAAACCGCAGACCCTTGTCAGGGTGTTTTTGGCCATGGCGCGAACTGGCCTGCCCCTCCATCACCGGACCCGCAAACTGATCGCCGGGCTGGCTGGTTGTATTACCGAGAAGGTGCGTCTTTCGCCGCGTTTGTCAAAAACCTTCTTTGCCATCCTCCTTGAGGCAAAAGATATCGCCCTGGTCCTTGAAGGGATGCTGGAAACCGGCGTGCTCACCGCTTGTATCCCGGAGTTTGCAAGGATTACAAGCCTTGCCCAGCATGATCTCTATCATATCTACACCGTTGATCGCCATTCCCTGCAGGCGGTGGCCGAGGTACAGCAGCTGGTTGTAACCAAGGCCGTTGTCGCCCAGAATATCAAGAGCTTGCGGGTACTCTATTTTGCCGCTCTGCTTCATGATATTGGCAAGAAGTCGGGCCGGGATCATTCCCTTGAGGGTGCCGGCCAGGTAGCACTGATCGGTGAGCGCTTTCTCCTTTCCGAGGAGGAACGCGAGGCCCTGGTATTTCTGGTGCGGTACCACCTCTTTATGCCGGAGAGTGCCCTGCGCCGCGATCTCAACGATGGGGTTTTTATCAAGAGATGCGCTGAAACTATCGGCAATCTCGACCGGCTGAGTATGCTCTACCTGCTGTCGGTAGCCGACTCGAAGGCCACCGGGCCGTCGGCCTGGAGCGATTGGAAGGGAGCCCTCCTTGAGGAGATGTATCTCAAGATCTATCCCTACCTCGATATGGGGCGGCACGGGGTGCACGACGTGGCGGCCCACGAGGAGCAAGGGGTGGAGTGGCTGCGCGATCAGGTGCGGATGCTGTTGCGGGGGGCCGGCGATTTGCGCGTCGATATCGGCACCCTCGGCGCCGATTATATACTGTCGTTTTCGCCAGAGGATGTCGCCAGGCATGTCCTGACCCAACGGGACAATTATCAGCTGCTGCGGCAAAGGGCCCTGATTGTCGCCGAGGAGGGTGAGGATGCCTGGCAGCTGCTCATCATGACCGTTGATCGTCCCGGATTGCTCGCCAAGATCTGCGGAGTCATGGCGCTTAACAGCCTCACCGTGGTACGGGCGCAGATCTTTACCTGGGCCGATGGCACGGTCGTTGACGTTATCGATGTCCGTTCGACGGATGGGCTCAGCTTTGCTGAAAAGGATTGGCCGCTGCTCAACCAGCAGCTCGATCTGGCCATCGAACACCGTATGGGCCTCAGTCACCGCCTGTATCGCAAACTGTCGTTGGGGCATGCCGGCCGGACCCCGGCAGTAGGGAAGATTGCCTCCAAGGTGATCATCGACAACAAGAGTTCGGAAAACTATTCGGTGATAGAGGTGTACGCAGGCGATCTGCCCGGCCAGCTCTACCATATCACCCAGTCGATGGCCGACTTCGGCCTGAATATTCATAAGGCCTACATCGCCACCGAGGTGGAGCAGTTGATAGATGTTTTTTATGTACTCGACTCCCAAGGACAAAAATTGATCGACGAGGATTTCCGCCAGGAAGTTACCCAGGGAATTCTCCATTCCATCAGCCGGGCAAGCAAGTAG
- a CDS encoding ABC transporter permease — MQYFSLAPREMVASVWRNRYLIKTSVQREVVGRYRGSFMGILWSFFNPLFMLTVYTFVFSVVFKARWHAGSGSKVEFALILFAGLMVFNLFAECVNRAPGLILSNTNYVKKVIFPLEILPLVTLGGALFHAIVSFFVWLIAYFILFGMPHLTVLLLPFVILPLLFFTAGVSWWLAALGVYLRDVSQVIGIFTTALLFLSPIFYSAASLPETYQILFQLNPLTPVIEQTRDVLFWGKVPDLKILLVYYCCSLVFAWLGFAWFQKTRKGFADVL, encoded by the coding sequence ATGCAGTACTTCTCTCTTGCCCCAAGAGAAATGGTGGCCAGTGTGTGGCGCAACCGTTATCTCATAAAAACATCCGTGCAACGGGAGGTTGTGGGCCGTTACCGGGGGTCCTTTATGGGGATTCTCTGGTCGTTTTTCAATCCATTGTTCATGCTGACGGTTTATACCTTTGTTTTCAGCGTGGTCTTCAAGGCAAGGTGGCATGCGGGGAGTGGCTCAAAGGTTGAATTCGCGCTTATCCTCTTTGCCGGATTGATGGTCTTTAACCTTTTTGCCGAATGCGTCAACAGGGCGCCGGGCTTGATTCTATCCAATACCAATTACGTCAAAAAGGTCATATTCCCGCTGGAAATACTGCCGCTGGTGACCCTGGGCGGGGCATTATTTCATGCAATCGTCAGTTTTTTCGTATGGCTTATCGCCTATTTCATTTTGTTTGGAATGCCGCATTTGACTGTTTTGTTGCTGCCTTTTGTCATTCTGCCACTGTTGTTTTTCACTGCCGGGGTGTCTTGGTGGTTGGCGGCGCTCGGTGTCTATTTGCGTGATGTTTCGCAGGTAATTGGTATCTTTACCACAGCTCTTCTCTTTCTTTCGCCGATTTTTTACTCAGCCGCAAGTCTCCCGGAAACATATCAAATACTCTTTCAACTCAATCCCTTGACGCCGGTTATCGAACAGACGAGAGATGTTTTGTTTTGGGGCAAGGTCCCTGATCTGAAAATATTGCTTGTGTATTACTGCTGCTCGCTCGTTTTCGCTTGGCTTGGTTTTGCCTGGTTCCAGAAGACAAGAAAAGGGTTCGCGGATGTCCTCTGA
- the glnA gene encoding type I glutamate--ammonia ligase gives MTREEIMQIIEDENIQFFRLQFVDIFGFMKNVAIPKSQIEKALDGDMMFDGSSIDGFVRINESDMYLKPDYNTFTIMPWRNKSGIAAARIICDVYKSDGTPFAGCPRVNLKRVLAEAKKLGYTMNVGTEAEFFLFEKDEDGLPTTVTSDVAGYFSLDPEDKGGDCRREIIETLEKMGFEIEASHHEVAEGQHEINFKYADALTAADNTVTFKWVVKSIASKYGLYATFMPKPIFGINGSGMHTNQSLFNADGTNAFFDENGPLKLSKIAYAYIAGILKNARAFSAVTNPLVNSYKRLVPGYEAPVYCAWSASNRSALIRIPAARGLSTRTEVRCPDPTCNPYLAFAMMLNSGLDGVKNGLTPPAEVKRDIFKMTNMEMEEVGIAVMPANLKEAIEELKTNAIAIPTLGEHIFEKYVEAKEKEWDRFRTAVTEWELEEYLSVY, from the coding sequence ATGACCAGAGAAGAAATTATGCAGATCATCGAGGATGAGAACATTCAGTTCTTTCGCCTCCAATTTGTGGATATATTCGGATTTATGAAGAATGTGGCGATTCCGAAAAGCCAGATAGAAAAAGCCCTGGACGGGGACATGATGTTCGACGGTTCCTCCATTGACGGCTTTGTGCGCATCAATGAATCGGACATGTATCTCAAGCCGGACTACAATACCTTCACCATTATGCCGTGGCGCAACAAGTCGGGCATTGCCGCGGCGCGTATTATCTGTGATGTCTATAAATCCGACGGAACTCCCTTTGCCGGATGCCCGCGCGTCAACCTGAAGCGGGTCCTGGCCGAGGCCAAGAAGCTCGGCTATACCATGAATGTCGGTACCGAGGCGGAGTTTTTCCTCTTTGAAAAAGACGAGGACGGCCTGCCTACCACGGTAACCAGTGATGTTGCCGGATACTTCTCCCTCGATCCCGAGGATAAAGGCGGGGACTGTCGCCGGGAAATCATCGAGACCCTTGAGAAGATGGGCTTTGAGATTGAGGCCTCGCATCATGAGGTAGCCGAAGGACAGCATGAGATCAATTTCAAATATGCCGATGCCCTCACCGCCGCCGACAACACCGTGACCTTTAAATGGGTTGTTAAGTCGATTGCCTCCAAGTATGGACTGTATGCCACCTTTATGCCGAAACCGATTTTCGGTATAAACGGCTCGGGGATGCACACCAACCAGTCGCTGTTCAACGCCGACGGCACCAACGCCTTCTTCGATGAAAACGGTCCGCTGAAGCTGTCGAAGATCGCCTATGCGTATATCGCTGGCATTCTCAAAAATGCCCGGGCCTTCTCCGCGGTCACCAACCCCTTGGTAAACTCCTACAAGCGCCTGGTCCCCGGCTATGAAGCCCCGGTTTACTGCGCCTGGTCGGCCTCTAACCGCTCGGCACTTATCCGCATTCCGGCGGCGCGGGGATTGTCCACCAGGACCGAGGTACGCTGCCCGGATCCGACCTGTAACCCCTACCTTGCCTTCGCCATGATGCTCAACTCCGGCCTGGACGGGGTGAAAAATGGCCTCACCCCTCCAGCGGAGGTAAAGCGCGACATCTTCAAAATGACCAACATGGAGATGGAAGAGGTCGGAATTGCGGTTATGCCGGCTAACCTGAAGGAGGCCATTGAGGAGCTGAAGACCAATGCCATCGCCATTCCCACCCTGGGCGAGCATATTTTTGAAAAGTACGTCGAGGCCAAGGAAAAGGAGTGGGACCGCTTCCGCACGGCCGTCACCGAATGGGAGCTTGAAGAGTACCTGAGTGTGTACTGA
- the cysS gene encoding cysteine--tRNA ligase: protein MLYDNVLSAIGNTPLVRINRLFKSETVQIYGKLESRNPGGSVKERIALSMIEAGEASGELTKDKIVLEATSGNTGIGLAMVCAAKGYRCVLVMPESASIERRKIMQAYGAEILLTPASRATDGAIEKSYVMVREFPDRYFLTDQYNNEANWRAHYRNTAPEIWQQTEGRVTHLVATLGTSGTVMGLCAWFHEFQPHVKVIAVEPHLDHKIQGLKNMKESYKPGIFDKSVPDKIVLVDDENAFSTARMLASKEGLLVGMSSGGAMAAAIDYARDLESGLVVVILPDGGERYLSTPLFTPPKKTDAKKKQLWFFNTMSKKKEVFVPQKEGQVTFYSCGPTAFEIANLALCRRFIVSDLITRALQVKGMQVDAYMNFTDIDDNTISGAEKAGKPLKQYTEEFIAGFMEDMDVLGVKRAKGYPKASENVGSMIDIAKELLQKGYAYEKHGSIYFDISKFKKYGRLSGIDLSKIQLGKTVDLDDYEKDNPRDFTLLKRSTLGELKKGIFFESEWGNVRPSWHVECSAMATRNLGPTMDIHTSSRHLIFPHHENEIAIAEALTGKPLANYWLHSELVLVDGKNMSADAGNNVTLKELLARGYTGREIRFMLLSVHYRKPLNFSFKRLDNVRTALRRLDEFTCKLNCLPVGRPHPEVTAFVTAMEEQFFAAMDDDLNVSSGMGAIYNFIRKVYPILQVNNLDNDQKNYILETLNKMNEVLNVFRLQGCPLAPDVNALIQRREQARNEKNWQAADEARLELARKGIVVIDTVNGPVWKRAHDGE from the coding sequence ATGTTATACGACAACGTCTTAAGTGCTATCGGCAACACCCCCCTCGTTCGGATCAACCGCCTTTTCAAGAGTGAAACGGTACAGATCTATGGGAAATTAGAATCGCGCAATCCGGGCGGCTCGGTGAAAGAGCGTATTGCCCTTTCCATGATCGAGGCGGGGGAGGCCAGCGGCGAACTTACCAAGGACAAAATCGTTCTTGAGGCCACCAGCGGCAATACCGGGATCGGCCTGGCGATGGTCTGTGCCGCCAAGGGTTATCGGTGTGTATTGGTGATGCCGGAGTCGGCGAGTATCGAACGGCGTAAGATCATGCAGGCCTACGGTGCCGAGATCCTCCTGACTCCTGCCTCCCGGGCAACGGATGGGGCAATCGAAAAATCCTATGTCATGGTCCGGGAGTTTCCGGACCGCTATTTTCTCACCGATCAATATAATAACGAGGCCAACTGGCGGGCCCACTACCGCAACACCGCGCCGGAGATCTGGCAGCAGACGGAAGGGCGGGTCACCCATCTGGTGGCGACGCTTGGCACCTCGGGGACAGTCATGGGGCTGTGCGCCTGGTTCCACGAGTTTCAGCCCCATGTCAAGGTCATCGCCGTCGAGCCGCATCTGGATCATAAGATCCAGGGCCTGAAGAACATGAAAGAGTCGTATAAGCCGGGAATCTTTGATAAGTCGGTCCCCGATAAAATCGTCCTCGTTGACGACGAAAACGCCTTCAGTACCGCCAGAATGCTGGCGAGCAAGGAAGGTCTCCTGGTGGGCATGAGCAGCGGTGGAGCCATGGCCGCGGCCATCGATTACGCAAGAGACCTGGAGAGCGGCCTGGTGGTGGTGATTCTTCCGGACGGCGGCGAACGGTATCTCAGCACCCCCCTCTTCACGCCCCCCAAGAAGACCGATGCAAAGAAAAAACAGTTATGGTTTTTCAATACCATGTCCAAGAAAAAAGAGGTCTTTGTCCCCCAAAAGGAGGGACAGGTCACCTTTTATTCCTGCGGCCCAACTGCCTTTGAAATCGCCAACCTGGCCCTCTGCCGCCGGTTTATCGTCTCCGATCTGATCACCCGCGCCCTGCAGGTCAAGGGGATGCAGGTTGACGCCTACATGAACTTCACCGATATCGACGACAACACCATCTCCGGGGCGGAGAAGGCGGGCAAGCCGCTGAAGCAGTATACCGAGGAATTCATCGCCGGTTTCATGGAGGATATGGACGTACTCGGGGTGAAGCGCGCCAAAGGTTATCCGAAGGCCTCGGAAAATGTCGGTTCGATGATCGACATCGCCAAGGAGCTGCTGCAGAAGGGTTATGCCTACGAAAAGCATGGGTCGATTTATTTTGATATATCAAAGTTCAAAAAATACGGGCGGTTGTCGGGAATTGATCTGAGCAAGATCCAGCTCGGCAAGACCGTCGACCTTGATGATTATGAGAAGGACAATCCCCGCGATTTTACCCTTCTCAAGCGTTCTACCCTCGGCGAGCTGAAAAAAGGGATCTTCTTTGAAAGCGAATGGGGCAATGTCCGGCCCAGCTGGCATGTGGAATGTTCGGCCATGGCCACCAGAAATCTCGGGCCGACCATGGACATCCACACCTCCAGCAGGCACCTCATCTTTCCCCATCACGAAAATGAGATCGCCATCGCTGAGGCGCTGACCGGCAAGCCGCTGGCCAATTACTGGCTGCATTCCGAACTGGTGCTGGTCGACGGCAAGAACATGTCCGCCGATGCCGGCAACAATGTCACCCTCAAAGAGCTCCTGGCGCGCGGCTACACTGGCCGGGAGATTCGCTTTATGCTGCTGTCGGTGCATTACCGCAAGCCGCTGAACTTTTCCTTTAAGCGGCTGGATAATGTCCGTACCGCCCTGCGGCGTCTCGATGAATTCACCTGTAAACTGAATTGCCTTCCCGTCGGCAGGCCGCACCCCGAGGTCACCGCCTTTGTCACGGCGATGGAGGAGCAGTTTTTCGCGGCGATGGACGATGATCTCAACGTCTCCAGCGGTATGGGGGCGATTTATAATTTCATCCGCAAGGTCTACCCCATTCTCCAGGTCAACAATCTTGATAATGACCAGAAGAACTACATTCTCGAAACCCTCAACAAGATGAACGAGGTGCTCAACGTCTTCCGCCTTCAGGGCTGTCCGCTGGCCCCTGATGTCAATGCGCTGATCCAGCGCCGCGAGCAGGCGAGGAATGAAAAAAACTGGCAGGCCGCCGACGAGGCCAGGCTGGAGCTGGCCAGGAAGGGCATCGTGGTAATCGATACAGTGAACGGCCCGGTCTGGAAAAGGGCGCACGACGGCGAATGA
- a CDS encoding barstar family protein: MTMQPFITQLRQQEPGVYHLPSRPDISGGAADAGSLRYFALPPLPHVSKEGLLEALRLGLDFPEYFGGNWDAAFDCLTDRSWHKGTTVVIELPIAANATVEADTLAVFAEVLRDACTFWIDQGVQLYCLLPGLAASQAAPAAIPALWPV, translated from the coding sequence ATGACCATGCAGCCGTTTATCACCCAGCTGCGGCAGCAGGAGCCGGGCGTGTATCATTTGCCGAGCCGGCCGGACATCTCCGGTGGTGCGGCGGATGCCGGGTCTCTTCGCTATTTTGCCCTGCCGCCTCTTCCACATGTCAGCAAGGAAGGGCTGCTTGAGGCCCTGCGGCTAGGCCTCGATTTCCCAGAGTATTTTGGTGGCAACTGGGACGCTGCCTTTGATTGCCTCACCGATCGTTCCTGGCATAAAGGCACGACGGTGGTCATCGAACTGCCCATCGCCGCGAATGCGACCGTCGAGGCGGATACCCTGGCGGTCTTTGCCGAGGTCCTGCGCGACGCCTGCACCTTCTGGATCGATCAGGGGGTGCAGCTCTACTGTCTGCTGCCGGGTCTTGCGGCAAGCCAGGCGGCGCCTGCCGCAATCCCTGCCCTGTGGCCGGTGTGA
- a CDS encoding DUF721 domain-containing protein yields the protein MVKPGTKKQQATISGVLPWLTRNMGWDKQLDLHSIFVRWDELVGEEIAAHAQPQKVEREVLWLEVENSSWLQQLQYVKIELVERLNRCLRLNSIKDIKMVLPKGDIFRRQEKPGPAVTFVRPNSEKVDAFQRQVECIADEGCREALMQFWYLAEACKRETK from the coding sequence ATGGTAAAACCAGGAACGAAAAAGCAGCAGGCGACCATCTCCGGGGTTCTGCCCTGGCTCACCAGGAACATGGGCTGGGATAAGCAGCTCGACCTGCATTCTATCTTCGTCAGATGGGATGAGCTGGTCGGCGAAGAAATTGCCGCGCACGCCCAACCGCAAAAGGTCGAGCGGGAAGTGCTGTGGTTGGAGGTCGAAAATTCCTCCTGGTTGCAGCAGCTGCAGTATGTCAAGATCGAGCTTGTCGAACGGCTCAATAGATGCCTGAGGCTGAACAGCATCAAGGACATCAAAATGGTTCTGCCGAAAGGCGATATCTTCCGCAGGCAGGAAAAACCGGGTCCGGCAGTGACCTTTGTCCGGCCCAATTCGGAGAAGGTCGACGCCTTTCAACGGCAGGTGGAATGTATTGCCGATGAAGGATGCCGGGAAGCGCTCATGCAGTTCTGGTATCTTGCCGAGGCATGCAAAAGGGAAACGAAATAA
- a CDS encoding DMT family transporter produces the protein MSIIYILLASLMFACMGVCVKLASGRFSAAEIIFYRGFISLLLVAAWMSWRRLSPRTPHLRTHVSRSLAGTVSLFAYFLAITMIPLATAVTLNYTSPLFLALLLVFWVGQPSRRGMYVALGTGFLGIVLLLKPTFNPAQWLGGVLGLASGMIAAIAYLNVRKLGELGEPEWRTVFWFSAVTSLVGLPWLLIDGSLAHDLTGWLLVIGVGAFGATAQLCMTAAYKLGETLTIANLAYCTVVFASLFGMILWNENLSPAAWLGISLIVGSGVATTRLARSGKR, from the coding sequence ATGAGCATCATCTACATCCTTCTGGCGAGCCTGATGTTCGCCTGCATGGGCGTCTGCGTCAAGCTGGCGAGCGGCCGCTTCTCGGCGGCGGAGATCATCTTTTATCGCGGCTTTATCTCCCTGCTCCTTGTTGCCGCATGGATGTCCTGGCGGCGGCTGTCGCCCCGGACCCCGCACTTGCGCACCCATGTCAGCCGCAGCCTTGCCGGGACGGTATCGCTGTTCGCCTACTTCCTGGCGATCACCATGATACCCCTTGCAACGGCGGTGACCCTCAACTACACCTCGCCGCTGTTTCTCGCGCTGCTGCTGGTTTTCTGGGTCGGCCAGCCGTCGCGGCGGGGCATGTATGTGGCGCTCGGCACCGGCTTTCTCGGCATCGTCCTGCTCCTTAAGCCGACCTTCAATCCGGCGCAATGGCTCGGTGGTGTGCTGGGTCTTGCCAGCGGGATGATCGCCGCTATCGCCTACCTCAATGTCCGCAAGCTGGGAGAACTCGGCGAGCCCGAATGGCGGACGGTGTTCTGGTTTTCAGCCGTCACCAGTCTGGTCGGCCTGCCCTGGTTGCTGATCGACGGCAGCCTTGCCCACGATCTCACCGGCTGGCTGCTGGTCATTGGCGTCGGGGCCTTCGGGGCTACTGCCCAGCTGTGCATGACCGCCGCCTACAAACTCGGCGAGACCCTGACGATCGCCAACCTTGCCTATTGTACCGTGGTTTTTGCCAGCCTCTTCGGGATGATCCTCTGGAACGAAAATCTCTCGCCTGCCGCCTGGCTGGGTATCTCCCTGATTGTCGGCAGCGGTGTGGCGACGACGCGGCTGGCTCGCAGCGGGAAGAGGTGA
- a CDS encoding P-II family nitrogen regulator, whose product MRKIEAIIKPFKLDEVKDALNSIGITGMTITEVKGYGRQKGHTEIYRGAEYVVDFIPKVKIEIVVAAEQANQVVDKIRAAANTGKIGDGKIFVMPIERVVRVRTGEENRDAV is encoded by the coding sequence ATGAGAAAGATAGAGGCGATAATTAAGCCATTTAAACTCGATGAGGTAAAGGATGCCTTGAACAGCATCGGCATCACCGGGATGACCATAACCGAGGTGAAGGGCTATGGGCGACAGAAGGGACATACGGAGATCTATCGCGGTGCTGAGTATGTCGTCGATTTCATTCCCAAGGTGAAGATTGAGATCGTTGTTGCCGCCGAACAGGCCAATCAGGTCGTCGATAAGATCCGGGCAGCGGCGAACACCGGCAAGATTGGTGACGGCAAGATCTTCGTCATGCCGATTGAACGGGTGGTCAGGGTGCGAACCGGTGAGGAGAATCGTGACGCGGTGTAA
- a CDS encoding ammonium transporter — protein sequence MNKADTAFILASAGLVLLMTPGLALFYGGMVRKKNVLGTILQSLILISLISIEWVYLGYSMSFGPDVGGVIGDLSWFALNGVGNAPSPDYAKTIPQTVFMIYQCMFAIITPALITGAFAERVRFVPFLVFSLCWAILVYNPVCHWIWGKGGWLGAIGVLDFAGGLVVHATCGAAALAGIMVLGPRKGFGRSSFMPHNLPMTMLGTGLLWFGWFGFNGGSALAADEIAATAFVATHLGGMAGMLLWVVMEWLTRKKVTTLGAASGAIAGLATITPTAGFVGPNSAVIIGGLAGVICFLAVNAKARLGVDDSLDVVGIHGVGGIVGTLCLGVFASTAVNPGGVNGLLFGNAAQLGIQAIGVVVVVGYAFLVSWILFKIVHSFLGMRLADDAEVEGLDSAEHSETAYNN from the coding sequence ATGAATAAGGCAGACACCGCATTTATCCTGGCCTCGGCCGGATTGGTGCTGTTGATGACTCCAGGTTTGGCCCTTTTTTACGGGGGCATGGTCAGGAAAAAGAATGTGCTTGGCACAATACTGCAGAGTTTGATTCTCATCTCTCTTATCTCGATTGAGTGGGTGTATCTCGGCTATTCAATGTCCTTTGGTCCTGATGTCGGTGGGGTTATCGGCGATCTATCGTGGTTTGCCCTGAATGGTGTAGGCAACGCCCCCAGTCCTGACTACGCCAAGACCATTCCCCAGACCGTTTTTATGATCTACCAATGCATGTTCGCGATTATCACCCCGGCGCTTATCACCGGGGCCTTTGCCGAGCGGGTGCGCTTTGTGCCCTTTCTCGTGTTCTCCCTGTGCTGGGCGATACTGGTCTATAACCCGGTATGCCACTGGATATGGGGGAAAGGTGGGTGGCTCGGCGCCATCGGCGTCCTCGATTTCGCCGGCGGTCTCGTCGTCCATGCGACCTGCGGAGCGGCGGCCCTGGCGGGGATCATGGTGCTCGGGCCGCGCAAGGGTTTTGGCCGGAGCAGCTTTATGCCGCATAATCTGCCGATGACCATGCTCGGTACCGGTTTGCTGTGGTTCGGCTGGTTTGGCTTTAACGGCGGTTCGGCTCTGGCGGCCGATGAAATTGCCGCCACCGCCTTCGTCGCCACTCATCTGGGAGGGATGGCCGGCATGCTGCTGTGGGTGGTCATGGAGTGGTTGACCAGGAAAAAGGTGACGACCCTCGGAGCTGCCTCCGGAGCCATCGCCGGTCTTGCCACCATCACCCCCACCGCCGGCTTTGTTGGACCGAATTCGGCGGTGATTATTGGGGGGCTGGCTGGGGTAATCTGCTTTCTCGCCGTCAACGCCAAGGCAAGACTGGGGGTTGACGATTCCCTGGACGTCGTCGGCATTCATGGTGTCGGCGGCATCGTCGGCACCCTCTGCCTTGGGGTCTTCGCCTCGACGGCGGTCAATCCCGGCGGAGTCAACGGTCTGCTGTTCGGCAATGCGGCACAACTGGGGATTCAGGCGATTGGCGTGGTGGTTGTAGTGGGTTATGCCTTTCTGGTCAGCTGGATCCTCTTTAAGATAGTGCATAGTTTTCTCGGAATGCGCCTCGCCGATGATGCGGAGGTGGAGGGTCTGGATTCCGCCGAACATTCGGAGACCGCCTACAATAATTAA